In Microvenator marinus, one genomic interval encodes:
- a CDS encoding FKBP-type peptidyl-prolyl cis-trans isomerase — protein MKLRVLIVALFVWGCGGNAPVEDETPVETQTAALEEEQQVNTEPERDPLEAPADVAAIPEDATVTASGLGYKVLQEPNPEGRQASQLAKVKVHYTGWTTDGERFDSSVERGEPLDIELTKVIEGWKEGVGEMKEGEKRRFWIPENLAYKGAEGFPAGMLVFEVELIQVY, from the coding sequence ATGAAATTGCGCGTATTGATTGTTGCTTTGTTCGTGTGGGGTTGTGGCGGAAATGCGCCGGTGGAAGATGAAACTCCAGTAGAGACTCAGACTGCGGCCCTTGAAGAAGAGCAGCAGGTCAACACAGAGCCTGAGCGAGACCCATTGGAGGCTCCGGCTGATGTGGCAGCTATCCCCGAAGACGCAACCGTGACGGCATCCGGTCTCGGCTACAAAGTGCTTCAAGAGCCGAATCCGGAAGGGCGCCAAGCGTCTCAGTTGGCGAAGGTCAAAGTGCATTATACTGGGTGGACCACTGACGGTGAGCGTTTCGATAGCTCGGTGGAGCGTGGTGAGCCTTTGGATATCGAACTGACCAAGGTCATCGAAGGCTGGAAGGAAGGTGTTGGTGAGATGAAAGAAGGCGAGAAGCGCAGGTTCTGGATTCCCGAGAATCTCGCGTACAAGGGTGCCGAAGGATTCCCCGCGGGCATGCTCGTTTTCGAAGTCGAGCTCATTCAGGTCTACTAA
- a CDS encoding endonuclease/exonuclease/phosphatase family protein: MLKIAMIAALLMIGCSDDSGKSGPSENNANNTNNTNNTNGSTTGEGGERPSFATYNVGLAVGFVPLAEERKDAVVSAVSEIDADVICLQEVWLNQVEDEWRQDNIDAIIAATQATHPHAYYQIGEVESAVGCTEEEVAPLETCVLGACDGVPDGELSGCVIQNCSTEFGAVSSDCSSCLVGQLGNPFEDIKAACVGSTQSAYYSNGHNGLLLLSKTPLEDQFYEEMEAVQVARSILAATTTLPSGDEVRVYCNHLTAEITGVEYPGDEFDSYEAEQKVQVERLIELVGEETLPTVVLGDFNAGPADEGLDAELPANYELYMNAGWTNVFLDVYTGPACTYCSSNTLVDSTTDKAIDHVFVVNAEPIAARGDLLFTETVDVEGAQSHISDHFGVRVIFDF, encoded by the coding sequence ATGTTGAAAATTGCGATGATTGCAGCCCTTTTGATGATTGGATGTTCGGATGACTCGGGAAAGTCCGGTCCTTCCGAAAATAACGCCAACAACACGAACAATACGAACAACACCAACGGTTCGACCACGGGGGAGGGCGGAGAGAGGCCGAGTTTCGCCACCTATAACGTGGGGCTCGCCGTGGGTTTTGTGCCGCTGGCTGAGGAGCGCAAGGACGCCGTAGTGAGCGCGGTGTCTGAGATTGATGCCGATGTGATTTGCCTTCAGGAGGTTTGGCTCAATCAAGTGGAAGACGAGTGGCGACAAGATAATATCGACGCGATCATCGCAGCCACTCAGGCCACACACCCCCACGCCTACTATCAAATCGGAGAGGTGGAGTCCGCCGTGGGTTGTACAGAAGAGGAGGTTGCTCCGCTCGAGACCTGCGTTCTAGGCGCGTGTGATGGAGTGCCGGATGGCGAGCTCTCAGGTTGTGTGATTCAGAACTGTAGCACTGAGTTTGGTGCGGTTTCGTCCGACTGCTCGAGCTGTCTCGTGGGCCAGCTCGGAAACCCTTTTGAAGACATCAAGGCCGCGTGTGTAGGAAGCACGCAGTCTGCATACTATTCGAACGGCCACAACGGCCTCTTGCTTCTCTCAAAGACACCACTCGAGGACCAATTCTACGAAGAGATGGAGGCCGTACAGGTTGCGCGTTCTATACTCGCCGCAACCACCACGCTCCCAAGTGGGGATGAAGTCCGCGTCTACTGCAATCACCTGACGGCCGAGATTACCGGCGTGGAGTATCCTGGCGATGAGTTCGATAGCTACGAGGCGGAACAGAAAGTTCAGGTTGAGCGCCTGATTGAGTTGGTTGGTGAGGAGACACTTCCAACGGTGGTTCTCGGCGACTTCAACGCGGGCCCCGCCGACGAGGGTCTGGACGCGGAGCTTCCAGCAAATTACGAGCTATACATGAACGCCGGATGGACCAACGTTTTTCTGGACGTGTACACTGGACCAGCATGCACCTATTGCTCCTCGAATACCCTGGTCGACTCGACGACGGACAAGGCGATCGACCATGTTTTTGTGGTCAACGCAGAGCCCATCGCGGCACGTGGCGATTTGCTTTTCACCGAGACGGTCGACGTAGAGGGCGCACAATCGCATATCTCCGACCACTTTGGTGTGCGGGTGATTTTCGACTTCTAA
- a CDS encoding DUF819 family protein, whose product MYTILALFVVFALFMPLVALKLSKKYAWAGFLGPAVLSYAFGILLATVFKAPEMLKSIAEGLIPLAIPMLLFPCDVRGWLARSPRGIASFLMACAAVFVSAMIAGLLFKDVPNVAMLAAMFTGTYTGGTPNLMAIGVALEAPTELFLIANASDVAVGGTYLIFVLAIGRWTFSKILPVREDEDFQSPLFENSPWSAKDGALAFVLSILVSAVSVGAVMIVLKELHVAWIFMVLTSLSLGLSLLPKVQSLKTGELVGDYLILVFCTMIGSMTGLDVLLAALGPVMLLTATILGLAVSMHLVLAKLFKIDVDTFLISSAAALFGPAFVPIIATRVRSHDAILTGMTSALVGYALGNYLGMLVFEVLS is encoded by the coding sequence ATGTACACAATCTTAGCGCTATTTGTAGTTTTCGCTTTGTTCATGCCGCTGGTGGCATTGAAGTTATCTAAAAAGTACGCGTGGGCCGGCTTCCTCGGCCCTGCAGTGCTTTCGTACGCTTTTGGAATTCTTCTCGCGACCGTGTTTAAGGCTCCTGAGATGCTCAAGAGTATTGCCGAAGGACTGATTCCTTTGGCGATCCCGATGCTTCTTTTTCCGTGTGATGTCAGGGGGTGGTTGGCGAGAAGTCCACGCGGAATCGCATCTTTTTTAATGGCGTGTGCGGCAGTGTTCGTATCAGCAATGATTGCCGGACTACTCTTTAAAGATGTCCCGAATGTCGCCATGCTCGCGGCGATGTTCACCGGCACATACACGGGAGGCACGCCCAACCTGATGGCCATTGGTGTGGCTCTCGAGGCCCCGACTGAACTCTTCCTAATTGCCAACGCCTCAGATGTCGCCGTGGGCGGAACCTACCTCATCTTCGTGCTCGCCATCGGCCGATGGACCTTTTCAAAGATCTTGCCGGTTAGGGAAGACGAAGATTTCCAATCTCCACTATTCGAGAACAGCCCATGGTCAGCCAAGGACGGCGCGCTTGCATTTGTGCTCTCGATTCTGGTCTCAGCAGTATCTGTCGGAGCCGTCATGATCGTGCTCAAAGAACTCCATGTCGCCTGGATTTTTATGGTTCTAACGAGCCTTTCCCTTGGCCTCTCTCTGCTACCAAAGGTGCAAAGCCTCAAGACCGGTGAGCTGGTCGGGGATTATCTCATCCTGGTCTTTTGCACGATGATTGGGTCCATGACCGGACTCGATGTGCTCCTCGCGGCCCTTGGGCCCGTGATGCTTTTGACCGCAACGATTTTAGGCTTGGCAGTTTCAATGCATTTGGTTCTGGCCAAACTCTTCAAGATCGACGTGGACACCTTCTTGATTAGCTCCGCCGCCGCGCTCTTTGGCCCCGCCTTTGTTCCGATTATCGCGACCCGAGTAAGAAGCCATGACGCCATTCTAACAGGAATGACCTCGGCCTTGGTCGGCTATGCGCTTGGAAACTATCTCGGAATGCTCGTTTTCGAAGTGCTCAGCTGA